A stretch of Henckelia pumila isolate YLH828 chromosome 4, ASM3356847v2, whole genome shotgun sequence DNA encodes these proteins:
- the LOC140864874 gene encoding COBRA-like protein 3 isoform X3 encodes MNTTTSRVWRYFQLLPFIMICRFSDCYDPLDPNGSITVIFDTLKYTHDGYVARVTIQNNYQYRHVEEPGWKLGWTWAKNEVIWSMAGAFAIQQGNCSSFNYQVPHSCKPDPVIVDLMSDAPAQNRSDGCCRGPGYTCGPVMDSSPTVYSVIGGRREEQVLRTWISTCTYSSYVASKTPICCVSLSTFYNPTITSCPSCSCGCRVADPLATSCISEGVFPSNLLDIDLIHCTDHMCPLRVHWHIMNIYVSHWRVKLTVSNFNYGKDYSDWNVLVQHPGFGQPSTAFSFNSTIIPTVGVPEDIALFWGKAFHNTNILKADKGGVGSVTTEILLQKDSSSFTLGNGWGFPRAIYFNGENCRMPLPDTFPMLPNSSLNRRTSNFLFLLMFSFYLSIQDVLCVLNHFSLL; translated from the exons ATGAATACAACCACTTCGCGTGTATGGCGTTATTTTCAGTTACTACCGTTTATTATGATTTGCAGATTTTCAG ATTGCTATGACCCGTTGGATCCAAATGGAAGTATCACCGTCATCTTTGACACACTTAAGTACACACACGACGGTTATGTG GCCAGAGTAACCATCCAGAATAACTATCAGTATCGTCATGTGGAGGAACCAGGTTGGAAGCTTGGGTGGACGTGGGCGAAAAACGAGGTTATTTGGTCAATGGCTGGTGCTTTTGCCATCCAAcaaggaaattgttcatccttCAACTACCAAGTGCCACATTCTTGCAAACCAGATCCTGTAATAGTCGATTTGATGTCAGATGCACCGGCACAAAACCGTTCTGATGGTTGTTGTCGAG GACCTGGTTACACTTGTGGCCCAGTCATGGACTCTAGTCCCACAGTATATTCAGTCATTGGAGGCAGACGAGAAGAGCAAGTTTTAA GGACATGGATATCAACCTGCACATACTCCAGTTACGTTGCGAGCAAAACACCAATTTGCTGTGTTTCACTTTCAACATTTTACAATCCCACAATCACTTCATGCCCTTCATGCAGCTGTGGGTGTCGAGTGGCCGATCCTCTTGCAACATCATGTATAAG TGAAGGTGTATTTCCATCGAATTTGCTGGACATTGATCTGATCCACTGCACTGACCACATGTGTCCGCTTCGGGTTCATTGGCACATTATGAACATTTATGTTAGCCATTGGAGGGTGAAGTTAACGGTCTCGAATTTCAATTATGGAAAAGATTACTCGGATTGGAATGTTTTAGTTCAACATCCTGGCTTTGGTCAGCCTTCGACTGCTTTTAGTTTCAACAGTACCATAATTCCAACTGTTGGAGTCCCAG AAGATATTGCCCTTTTCTGGGGAAAAGCTTTCCATAACACGAACATCTTGAAAGCGGACAAGGGCGGAGTAGGATCCGTCACTACAGAGATACTTCTGCAAAAAGATTCAAGTTCATTTACACTTGGTAATGGATGGGGTTTTCCCAGAGCAATATATTTCAATGGTGAAAACTGTCGAATGCCCCTTCCGGACACCTTTCCGATGCTACCAAATAGTAGCCTGAATCGAAGGACTTCAAACTTCCTGTTTCTTCTGATGTTTTCCTTCTACTTATCTATACAGGATGTTTTGTGTGTTTTGAATCATTTTTCCCTTCTATGA
- the LOC140864874 gene encoding COBRA-like protein 2 isoform X1 encodes MNTTTSRVWRYFQLLPFIMICRFSDCYDPLDPNGSITVIFDTLKYTHDGYVARVTIQNNYQYRHVEEPGWKLGWTWAKNEVIWSMAGAFAIQQGNCSSFNYQVPHSCKPDPVIVDLMSDAPAQNRSDGCCRGGILSSWAINPSASYSSFKITVGNVEENCTGSKPLNLTLAASGPGYTCGPVMDSSPTVYSVIGGRREEQVLRTWISTCTYSSYVASKTPICCVSLSTFYNPTITSCPSCSCGCRVADPLATSCISEGVFPSNLLDIDLIHCTDHMCPLRVHWHIMNIYVSHWRVKLTVSNFNYGKDYSDWNVLVQHPGFGQPSTAFSFNSTIIPTVGVPEDIALFWGKAFHNTNILKADKGGVGSVTTEILLQKDSSSFTLGNGWGFPRAIYFNGENCRMPLPDTFPMLPNSSLNRRTSNFLFLLMFSFYLSIQDVLCVLNHFSLL; translated from the exons ATGAATACAACCACTTCGCGTGTATGGCGTTATTTTCAGTTACTACCGTTTATTATGATTTGCAGATTTTCAG ATTGCTATGACCCGTTGGATCCAAATGGAAGTATCACCGTCATCTTTGACACACTTAAGTACACACACGACGGTTATGTG GCCAGAGTAACCATCCAGAATAACTATCAGTATCGTCATGTGGAGGAACCAGGTTGGAAGCTTGGGTGGACGTGGGCGAAAAACGAGGTTATTTGGTCAATGGCTGGTGCTTTTGCCATCCAAcaaggaaattgttcatccttCAACTACCAAGTGCCACATTCTTGCAAACCAGATCCTGTAATAGTCGATTTGATGTCAGATGCACCGGCACAAAACCGTTCTGATGGTTGTTGTCGAGGTGGCATTCTTTCTTCATGGGCTATTAACCCTTCTGCATCTTACTCGTCTTTCAAAATTACGGTTGGTAATGTGGAAGAGAATTGCACTGGATCCAAACCTCTGAATTTGACCTTGGCTGCCTCAGGACCTGGTTACACTTGTGGCCCAGTCATGGACTCTAGTCCCACAGTATATTCAGTCATTGGAGGCAGACGAGAAGAGCAAGTTTTAA GGACATGGATATCAACCTGCACATACTCCAGTTACGTTGCGAGCAAAACACCAATTTGCTGTGTTTCACTTTCAACATTTTACAATCCCACAATCACTTCATGCCCTTCATGCAGCTGTGGGTGTCGAGTGGCCGATCCTCTTGCAACATCATGTATAAG TGAAGGTGTATTTCCATCGAATTTGCTGGACATTGATCTGATCCACTGCACTGACCACATGTGTCCGCTTCGGGTTCATTGGCACATTATGAACATTTATGTTAGCCATTGGAGGGTGAAGTTAACGGTCTCGAATTTCAATTATGGAAAAGATTACTCGGATTGGAATGTTTTAGTTCAACATCCTGGCTTTGGTCAGCCTTCGACTGCTTTTAGTTTCAACAGTACCATAATTCCAACTGTTGGAGTCCCAG AAGATATTGCCCTTTTCTGGGGAAAAGCTTTCCATAACACGAACATCTTGAAAGCGGACAAGGGCGGAGTAGGATCCGTCACTACAGAGATACTTCTGCAAAAAGATTCAAGTTCATTTACACTTGGTAATGGATGGGGTTTTCCCAGAGCAATATATTTCAATGGTGAAAACTGTCGAATGCCCCTTCCGGACACCTTTCCGATGCTACCAAATAGTAGCCTGAATCGAAGGACTTCAAACTTCCTGTTTCTTCTGATGTTTTCCTTCTACTTATCTATACAGGATGTTTTGTGTGTTTTGAATCATTTTTCCCTTCTATGA
- the LOC140864874 gene encoding COBRA-like protein 2 isoform X2 has protein sequence MNTTTSRVWRYFQLLPFIMICRFSDCYDPLDPNGSITVIFDTLKYTHDGYVARVTIQNNYQYRHVEEPGWKLGWTWAKNEVIWSMAGAFAIQQGNCSSFNYQVPHSCKPDPVIVDLMSDAPAQNRSDGCCRGGILSSWAINPSASYSSFKITVGNVEENCTGSKPLNLTLAASGPGYTCGPVMDSSPTVYSVIGGRREEQVLRTWISTCTYSSYVASKTPICCVSLSTFYNPTITSCPSCSCGCRVADPLATSCISEGVFPSNLLDIDLIHCTDHMCPLRVHWHIMNIYVSHWRVKLTVSNFNYGKDYSDWNVLVQHPGFGQPSTAFSFNSTIIPTVGVPDIALFWGKAFHNTNILKADKGGVGSVTTEILLQKDSSSFTLGNGWGFPRAIYFNGENCRMPLPDTFPMLPNSSLNRRTSNFLFLLMFSFYLSIQDVLCVLNHFSLL, from the exons ATGAATACAACCACTTCGCGTGTATGGCGTTATTTTCAGTTACTACCGTTTATTATGATTTGCAGATTTTCAG ATTGCTATGACCCGTTGGATCCAAATGGAAGTATCACCGTCATCTTTGACACACTTAAGTACACACACGACGGTTATGTG GCCAGAGTAACCATCCAGAATAACTATCAGTATCGTCATGTGGAGGAACCAGGTTGGAAGCTTGGGTGGACGTGGGCGAAAAACGAGGTTATTTGGTCAATGGCTGGTGCTTTTGCCATCCAAcaaggaaattgttcatccttCAACTACCAAGTGCCACATTCTTGCAAACCAGATCCTGTAATAGTCGATTTGATGTCAGATGCACCGGCACAAAACCGTTCTGATGGTTGTTGTCGAGGTGGCATTCTTTCTTCATGGGCTATTAACCCTTCTGCATCTTACTCGTCTTTCAAAATTACGGTTGGTAATGTGGAAGAGAATTGCACTGGATCCAAACCTCTGAATTTGACCTTGGCTGCCTCAGGACCTGGTTACACTTGTGGCCCAGTCATGGACTCTAGTCCCACAGTATATTCAGTCATTGGAGGCAGACGAGAAGAGCAAGTTTTAA GGACATGGATATCAACCTGCACATACTCCAGTTACGTTGCGAGCAAAACACCAATTTGCTGTGTTTCACTTTCAACATTTTACAATCCCACAATCACTTCATGCCCTTCATGCAGCTGTGGGTGTCGAGTGGCCGATCCTCTTGCAACATCATGTATAAG TGAAGGTGTATTTCCATCGAATTTGCTGGACATTGATCTGATCCACTGCACTGACCACATGTGTCCGCTTCGGGTTCATTGGCACATTATGAACATTTATGTTAGCCATTGGAGGGTGAAGTTAACGGTCTCGAATTTCAATTATGGAAAAGATTACTCGGATTGGAATGTTTTAGTTCAACATCCTGGCTTTGGTCAGCCTTCGACTGCTTTTAGTTTCAACAGTACCATAATTCCAACTGTTGGAGTCCCAG ATATTGCCCTTTTCTGGGGAAAAGCTTTCCATAACACGAACATCTTGAAAGCGGACAAGGGCGGAGTAGGATCCGTCACTACAGAGATACTTCTGCAAAAAGATTCAAGTTCATTTACACTTGGTAATGGATGGGGTTTTCCCAGAGCAATATATTTCAATGGTGAAAACTGTCGAATGCCCCTTCCGGACACCTTTCCGATGCTACCAAATAGTAGCCTGAATCGAAGGACTTCAAACTTCCTGTTTCTTCTGATGTTTTCCTTCTACTTATCTATACAGGATGTTTTGTGTGTTTTGAATCATTTTTCCCTTCTATGA
- the LOC140864874 gene encoding COBRA-like protein 2 isoform X4 encodes MAGAFAIQQGNCSSFNYQVPHSCKPDPVIVDLMSDAPAQNRSDGCCRGGILSSWAINPSASYSSFKITVGNVEENCTGSKPLNLTLAASGPGYTCGPVMDSSPTVYSVIGGRREEQVLRTWISTCTYSSYVASKTPICCVSLSTFYNPTITSCPSCSCGCRVADPLATSCISEGVFPSNLLDIDLIHCTDHMCPLRVHWHIMNIYVSHWRVKLTVSNFNYGKDYSDWNVLVQHPGFGQPSTAFSFNSTIIPTVGVPEDIALFWGKAFHNTNILKADKGGVGSVTTEILLQKDSSSFTLGNGWGFPRAIYFNGENCRMPLPDTFPMLPNSSLNRRTSNFLFLLMFSFYLSIQDVLCVLNHFSLL; translated from the exons ATGGCTGGTGCTTTTGCCATCCAAcaaggaaattgttcatccttCAACTACCAAGTGCCACATTCTTGCAAACCAGATCCTGTAATAGTCGATTTGATGTCAGATGCACCGGCACAAAACCGTTCTGATGGTTGTTGTCGAGGTGGCATTCTTTCTTCATGGGCTATTAACCCTTCTGCATCTTACTCGTCTTTCAAAATTACGGTTGGTAATGTGGAAGAGAATTGCACTGGATCCAAACCTCTGAATTTGACCTTGGCTGCCTCAGGACCTGGTTACACTTGTGGCCCAGTCATGGACTCTAGTCCCACAGTATATTCAGTCATTGGAGGCAGACGAGAAGAGCAAGTTTTAA GGACATGGATATCAACCTGCACATACTCCAGTTACGTTGCGAGCAAAACACCAATTTGCTGTGTTTCACTTTCAACATTTTACAATCCCACAATCACTTCATGCCCTTCATGCAGCTGTGGGTGTCGAGTGGCCGATCCTCTTGCAACATCATGTATAAG TGAAGGTGTATTTCCATCGAATTTGCTGGACATTGATCTGATCCACTGCACTGACCACATGTGTCCGCTTCGGGTTCATTGGCACATTATGAACATTTATGTTAGCCATTGGAGGGTGAAGTTAACGGTCTCGAATTTCAATTATGGAAAAGATTACTCGGATTGGAATGTTTTAGTTCAACATCCTGGCTTTGGTCAGCCTTCGACTGCTTTTAGTTTCAACAGTACCATAATTCCAACTGTTGGAGTCCCAG AAGATATTGCCCTTTTCTGGGGAAAAGCTTTCCATAACACGAACATCTTGAAAGCGGACAAGGGCGGAGTAGGATCCGTCACTACAGAGATACTTCTGCAAAAAGATTCAAGTTCATTTACACTTGGTAATGGATGGGGTTTTCCCAGAGCAATATATTTCAATGGTGAAAACTGTCGAATGCCCCTTCCGGACACCTTTCCGATGCTACCAAATAGTAGCCTGAATCGAAGGACTTCAAACTTCCTGTTTCTTCTGATGTTTTCCTTCTACTTATCTATACAGGATGTTTTGTGTGTTTTGAATCATTTTTCCCTTCTATGA
- the LOC140861092 gene encoding flavonoid 4'-O-methyltransferase 3-like, whose translation MEAKKKSQANEKKEEERAALLEIWKYAFAFQPLAVLKCAIELQISETVERHGGSIALPDLSTALRCSPSALHRIMRYLIHHGFFQQTPTIPHQESSLCYTQTPLSRLLSKDGMAPFILLQSSPAELVSWHGLSRRVSANGVDSAARGGDAWERAAADPDHNKLINDAMASHARFAMSAIIDQHPEVFQGITSLVDVGGGDGTALRTLVKACPWVRGVNYDRPQVVSVAPLCHGVDQVGGDMFEMVPKGDAVFLMWVLHNWSDEECIRILRNCMGVIPKNKGKVIIVEAVVKEGEGEDEFSKIHLALDMVMIAHMEKGKERTFKEWEYLLNEAGFTKYTVKDSWNIVSVIEAYP comes from the exons ATggaagcaaaaaaaaaatcacaagcaaatgagaaaaaagaagaagaacggGCTGCACTATTGGAAATATGGAAGTATGCGTTTGCTTTCCAACCATTGGCAGTACTAAAATGTGCTATAGAACTCCAAATATCCGAGACCGTCGAACGCCACGGCGGATCCATCGCCCTCCCCGACCTATCCACAGCTCTACGCTGTTCCCCTTCTGCCCTCCACCGTATCATGAGATACTTGATTCACCATGGTTTCTTCCAGCAAACTCCGACCATTCCACACCAAGAATCATCGCTCTGCTACACACAAACGCCACTTTCTCGATTGCTGTCCAAAGATGGCATGGCTCCTTTCATCCTTCTTCAGAGCAGCCCGGCGGAACTCGTTTCATGGCATGGCCTAAGCAGACGTGTTTCCGCGAATGGCGTTGATTCTGCCGCGCGTGGTGGGGATGCGTGGGAACGTGCAGCAGCGGATCCTGATCATAACAAGTTGATAAATGATGCCATGGCGTCCCATGCCAGGTTTGCTATGTCGGCTATCATTGATCAGCATCCTGAGGTGTTTCAGGGGATTACTTCTCTGGTGGATGTCGGTGGCGGTGATGGGACGGCCCTTCGCACCTTGGTGAAGGCTTGCCCGTGGGTTCGAGGGGTTAACTATGATCGCCCTCAGGTCGTATCCGTGGCACCACTTTGTCATGGTGTCGACCAGGTTGGTGGTGACATGTTTGAAATGGTTCCCAAGGGTGATGCCGTTTTTCTTATG TGGGTGTTACACAATTGGAGCGATGAAGAATGCATCCGAATATTGAGAAATTGTATGGGCGTGATCCCTAAGAACAAGGGGAAGGTGATCATAGTGGAGGCAGTGGTGAAAGAAGGTGAAGGGGAGGACGAGTTTAGCAAGATTCATCTCGCACTGGACATGGTGATGATCGCTCACATGGAGAAAGGAAAAGAGAGGACTTTTAAAGAATGGGAATACTTGCTGAATGAGGCCGGGTTTACCAAGTACACAGTGAAAGACTCTTGGAATATCGTGTCTGTTATAGAGGCTTATCCATGA